ATCCCGTCGTTGCGCATCAACGAGGATCGCGTGGCCGCCACCACGTCCCGCGCCTGCATCACCATCACCGAGCTCGCGGATACGCTCGTCCGGGATGAGGGGCTTTCGTTCCGCACCGCCCATGATATCGCGGCCGCGACAGCGCGGGCTGTCGTGGCTGGCGGCAAGGGCCTCTCTGAAGGGTTCGCTCCGTTTTCGGACGCGTTTAAGAGCATTGTCGGCCGCCCCCCGGCCCTGTCCCCCGCCGCATTCACTGCCGCAGTATCCGCGCGCAATTTCGTGGATCGCCGCAATCGCTTCGGCGGCCCGGCAGCCGCCGCCCTTAATGCCGCGTTTGGCGACTATAGCGCCGAACTGGACGACATCGGCAGCCGCATGATTGTCCGCAAGGCCACCGCCGACAACAGCGCAGCAGCGCTTGCCGACCGTTTTGACCGCTTGAAGGAACTTGGCTGATGGCCCGCATCCAGATCTCCGATCTCGTCAAATCCTACGGAAAGGCCGAAGTCATCCACGGGATCGACCTGGATATTCAAGACGGCGAATTCGTTGTCTTGGTTGGCCCTTCCGGCTGCGGGAAATCGACCACGCTGCGCATGATCGCCGGGCTGGAAGATGTCTCGGACGGCGAAATCCGGATCGGCGGCGAGCTGGTCAACGACATGCCGCCGAAAAGCCGGAACATCGCGATGGTGTTTCAGAACTACGCGATCTATCCGCATCTTTCTCTGCGCCGCAATATAGGCTTCGGACTGCATACTGCCAGGCTGTCCAAGGGCGAAAAGGACCGCAAGATCGAAGAGGTCGCCGGGCTTCTCGGCCTGACCCCCTATCTGGAGCGCCGGCCTGCCGCCCTGTCCGGCGGTCAACGGCAGAGGGTCGCCATAGGCCGCGCGATGGTCCGCGACCCGCAGGCATTCCTGTTCGACGAGCCGCTGTCTAATCTCGACGCCCAGCTTCGCGCCCAGATGCGCATCGAGATCAAGGAGCTTCACAACCGCCTTGGCACGACCATCGTCTATGTCACCCATGACCAGGTCGAGGCGATGACCATGGCCGACCGCATCGTCGTCATGAAGGGCGGCCATATCCTGCAAACCGGCGCCCCGATGGACGTCTATGACCACCCGCGCGACGTGTTCACCGCCCGCTTCATCGGCACCCCATCGATGAACATTCTGCGCGCAGCGCACAGCGACAAAGCCTTCTTGCCGGATGAGAAAGGCCCCGCCCTTGTCGGCATACGCCCTCAGGATTTGCGGGTGAATGCAGCCGGGCCGTCCGTGCTGGACATCCTGGGGCGCGTCGTCGCGGTCGAAACGCTCGGGCCCGAAACGCTGGTGCATATCAGACCGGACGGCGGCGCCGACACGCTCATCGCGACGGCGGCCGCGCATGATATTCCAGAGGTCGGAACAAGGATTGGCGCCCGCGCCGCGCCCGGCTCACTGCATATCTTCGATCCGGAAACGGAATTGTCGACGGGCCGGCAATAGACCGGGCCCGCGCCGGACCGGTCGCGAGTTTTCCTGGGTGGTGATAACATCCATATGCCCCTCGCACAGAAGACGGTGAGGCCCGCTTGGTGACTTGCGCGGCGCACTCTCGTTGAACGAAACCTGAGCGTGGCCAAACCCGTCAATTAATGTAACAGTCTCACTTGCACAAACTGCGCGACATGACGCTCGTGCTGCAATGCCCGCCGCTATAACGAACACAGGGAGAACTGAGATGAACAAGATGCTGAATGCACGTGCGATTCTGTTGGCCAGTGCGCTGGCGATCGCGCCCGCCGCTTATGCCGAGACGCCTGCCGATACGCTCGTCGTAGCGGCGACGATTGATGACATCATCTCGCTGGACCCGGCGCAGTCTTTTGAATTTTCGGGCAATGACGTCAACAACAACACCTATGACCGGCTCGTCGATTTCGATCCGCTTGATCTGGACAAGGGCTTCCAGCCCAGCCTCGCCGAAAGCTGGGAAGTCAGCGAAGATGGCATGTCAATTACCTTTACCATGCGCGAAGGTGTCACGTTCCATTCCGGCAACCCGGTCCGCGCCGAGGATGCGGCATGGTCGCTACAGCGCGCCGTCAAGCTGAACAAGACCCCGGCCTTCATCCTGACTCAGTTCGGCTTTACCCCCGACAATGTCGAGGAAAAGATCGTGGCCGATGGCAACACGCTGACGCTGAACCTGGACAAGCCCTATGCGCAATCATTCGTGCTGAACTGCCTGACGGCCAATGTCGCCAGCGTCATCGACAAAGAGCTGGTGATGCAGAATGTCGAGGGCGAGGATCTGGGCAATACCTGGCTATCGACCAATGATGCGGGCTCGGGCCCATATGTCCTGGCCGCCTGGCGCGCCAATGAGGTCGTGCAACTGACCGCATTCGAGGAATATTTCAAGGGCGCGCCCGCGATGAAGCGGGTCATCGTGAAGAACGTGCAGGAATCCAGCGCACAGCGTCTGCAGCTTGAGGCAGGCGATATCGACGTGGCCCGCAACCTGTCGCCGACCGATGCCGAGGCGATTGCCAGCGGCGAGGGCGTCAGCATCGAGGATCAGCCGCGCGGCCGCATCCTGTATATGGGCCTGAACCAGAAGAACGAATTGCTGTCGAACCCCGCGGTAATCGAGGCCATGAAATATCTCGTCGATTACGACGGAATCGCCAACAGTTTCCTCAAGGGTCAGTTCGTCCCGCATCAGTCCTTCCTGCCCAAGGGCTATCTGGGCGCGCTGGATGAAATGCCCTGGAGCTATGACGTCGAGAAAGCCAAGCAGATTCTGGCCGATGCCGGTGTCGAAGGTGGGACGGTGACGACCGCAGTGCGCGATTTGCGCGAATATACCGACGTGGCTCAGGCGCTGCAGGCCAGCATGGCCGAGGCCGGGCTGACGCTGGAGATTCAGCAGATGACCGGCGCACAGGTTCTGGACGCCTATCGCGCCCGCGAGGTTCCGATCTTCCTGGGTGAATGGGGCCCGGATTACGCCGACCCGAACACCAATGCCGCGACCTTCGCCTTCAACCCTGACAACAGCGACGAGGCGAATGCCACCGGTCTTCTGGCCTGGCGCAACGCCTATGAGGTGCCAGCGGCCATGAACGAGGCCACGGTTGCCGCAACGCAGGAACAGGACAGCGACGCGCGCGCGACGATGTATCAGGATATCCAGCGCCAATATCAGGAGGAAGCCCCGATCATTCCGCTCTTCCAGCGCATCGAGCCGACCGGCCTGCGCGACGGTGTCGAGAACTTCCAGTCGGGCGGATCGGTCACATCGGTGATCTATCGCGGCGTGACCAAGGGCGAGTAAGCCTTGGCGAGCACCGATCTTGACGCGGAAGAGGGGCGGGGCGATGCGCCGCCCCCCAACCACCGACGTGCCGCGCGCCGGCGGAGGGCCAAGCGGATCGGCGGAGTTTTCCTGTCGCTGATCCTGACCCTGCTGGGATTGCTGCTGGTGACTTTCATCATCGGTCGGGTGATGCCGATCGACCCGGTGCTGAAAGTCGTGGGAGACCGCGCCACGCAAGCCCAATATGATGCGGCTTATCAGGCCATGGGTCTGGATCGCCCGCTGATCGTGCAGTTCATGACCTATATCGGCGATGTGCTGCAGGGCGATTTCGGGCGGTCGATCTCGACCGGGCAACCGGTAATCGAGGATATCAAGCGCGTCTTCCCCGCAACGGTCGAGCTGGCGACGCTTGGCACCCTGATCGGTGTGCTGATCGGCGTCCCCCTGGGCGTGATCGCCGCTGCCCATCGCGGCGGCATCGTCGATCAGGTGGCCCGCGTCGTGGCGCTTGTGGGATACTCCATGCCGATCTTCTGGCTGGGGTTGATGGGCCTTTTGGTCTTTTACGGTATTCTGGGCTGGGTCGGCGGCCCCGGTCGGCAGAACATCATCTATGACGGGATGGTTCCCCAGGTCACCCGCCTCCTGCTGATCGACAGTCTGATTGCGGGCGATTGGGGCGCATTCAAGGACGCCTTCAGCCACATTATCCTACCCGCCTCGCTTCTGGGCTATTTCAGCCTCGCCTATATTAGCCGCATGACCCGCAGCTTCATGCTGGAACAGCT
This genomic window from Paracoccus sediminicola contains:
- a CDS encoding ABC transporter ATP-binding protein, which translates into the protein MARIQISDLVKSYGKAEVIHGIDLDIQDGEFVVLVGPSGCGKSTTLRMIAGLEDVSDGEIRIGGELVNDMPPKSRNIAMVFQNYAIYPHLSLRRNIGFGLHTARLSKGEKDRKIEEVAGLLGLTPYLERRPAALSGGQRQRVAIGRAMVRDPQAFLFDEPLSNLDAQLRAQMRIEIKELHNRLGTTIVYVTHDQVEAMTMADRIVVMKGGHILQTGAPMDVYDHPRDVFTARFIGTPSMNILRAAHSDKAFLPDEKGPALVGIRPQDLRVNAAGPSVLDILGRVVAVETLGPETLVHIRPDGGADTLIATAAAHDIPEVGTRIGARAAPGSLHIFDPETELSTGRQ
- a CDS encoding ABC transporter substrate-binding protein, which gives rise to MNKMLNARAILLASALAIAPAAYAETPADTLVVAATIDDIISLDPAQSFEFSGNDVNNNTYDRLVDFDPLDLDKGFQPSLAESWEVSEDGMSITFTMREGVTFHSGNPVRAEDAAWSLQRAVKLNKTPAFILTQFGFTPDNVEEKIVADGNTLTLNLDKPYAQSFVLNCLTANVASVIDKELVMQNVEGEDLGNTWLSTNDAGSGPYVLAAWRANEVVQLTAFEEYFKGAPAMKRVIVKNVQESSAQRLQLEAGDIDVARNLSPTDAEAIASGEGVSIEDQPRGRILYMGLNQKNELLSNPAVIEAMKYLVDYDGIANSFLKGQFVPHQSFLPKGYLGALDEMPWSYDVEKAKQILADAGVEGGTVTTAVRDLREYTDVAQALQASMAEAGLTLEIQQMTGAQVLDAYRAREVPIFLGEWGPDYADPNTNAATFAFNPDNSDEANATGLLAWRNAYEVPAAMNEATVAATQEQDSDARATMYQDIQRQYQEEAPIIPLFQRIEPTGLRDGVENFQSGGSVTSVIYRGVTKGE
- a CDS encoding ABC transporter permease encodes the protein MGGVFLSLILTLLGLLLVTFIIGRVMPIDPVLKVVGDRATQAQYDAAYQAMGLDRPLIVQFMTYIGDVLQGDFGRSISTGQPVIEDIKRVFPATVELATLGTLIGVLIGVPLGVIAAAHRGGIVDQVARVVALVGYSMPIFWLGLMGLLVFYGILGWVGGPGRQNIIYDGMVPQVTRLLLIDSLIAGDWGAFKDAFSHIILPASLLGYFSLAYISRMTRSFMLEQLSAEYITTARVKGLSERAVIWGHAFRNISIPLVTVIALSFGSLLEGSVLTEIIFSWPGIGQYVTKALLAGDMNAVLGGTIVIGVCFVGLNLLSDLLYRVLDPRAS